acatgtgtgtgtgtcagtgtgtgtgtgtgtgtgtgtgtgtgtgtgtatgtgtgtgtgtgtgtgtgtatgtatgtatgtatgtgtgtgtgtgtgtgtgtgtgtgtgtctgtgtgtgtgtgtgtctatgtgtgtgtgtttgtgtgtgtgtgattgtatacacactgatgcatagacacacaattgcacattcacatgtgtgtgtatgtgtgtgtatgtgtgtgcatgtatatgtatgtatatgtatgtatatgtatgtatatgtttgtatatatatatatatatatatatatatatatatatatagatagatagatagatagatatagatgtatatatatatatatatatatatatatatgtgtgtgtgtgtgtgtgtgtgtgtgtgtgtgtgtgtgtgtgtgtgtgtgtgtgagtgtgcacacacacacacataaatatatatacgtattaatgtACCTATGtagaaaatagacaaatataaaatTTCGACGTTGAAGAAAAAATACACGTAAGCAATATATTGAAAGCATTAATTAACCCTTTCTCCTCATTGCAGAAAGCAACTCCAATCAGGCCCGAGTATtttgcgtttctctttctctcagtccaaCTCAGAGGAAGTTTCTGCGGCGCTTTGAATCCTGGCCTGCGCTGTCGACACCTGTTCTTCTGTGATCCTGAACAAATGTTTGAACAAGTGGCAGATGAACAACTCAGAAGAGAGCACATTTCGGGAGTCCCTGATGGAGGTGAGGTTCAAAATCAAGAGctagagaaggacaaggaagcaGGAGCGAGCGTCGAGCACCTCCGTGAGCGGGGTTCGAATCTAGGCAAAGCGAACCCGACCGAGAAATTCAACATTCTACAGCACTTCCTTTATAATGACAAATATTTAGTACGtaagggaagagataaggaaggcAGACAAGGTAATGTTGGTAACATATACGAGGCGACACATAGTCCATTGCACAGCCAAGAGTATGCTAGAAATTTGGGAGAAAATTACGGCAACTgcggaggagagtggaagggaatcaCATACAATGACGTTTATAATTTCCACCAGAGGAGAGATCAAAGGCCTCTCACCTACGGGGGTCGAGTAAGAACCGGAAAAACGGACTTCGGGTTGATGGAAGAGAAGGCCTTAAGGCAGCTGGGCGACCGCTCTCCTCTTCGCCAGACGGAAACCGCCGGAAGTACTGGCGATGGATTTTCAGGCCCCGTCGTTAGTCAGCAACGGCATGATCCGCCTGAACCCGCGCCGGAGGAGAGTCATGATGAGTTTGGCCTCGATTACGATTATGCCAGCGACGACCATGCGCATCATCGCGGCGCGAAGGAAGACGAATATGACGAGGAATATGATTACACGGACTTTGGGGGACCTGATCATGACTACACTGATGTGGAAGAACGTGTCTTTGGCTCCGAGCGTTTTGGCATGATGCGTCAGTATAGTGTGCGAGAGGGCGTTCCTGACgaggacaaacaaagaaacaggtaCATCAAAAGTTACGTTGGTGGGCATATCAAGACACAAGAGGAAGAGCAAATTGAAGAATAGCATAGGTTGAATACACTAATAGGCCTTTAATCCAAAGTGACAAGTTTTTTGTAAACTTTCGTGAAATACTGATGTTTAAATGGACAATAACTGCATCATAATGGTGCATATTGCATTAAACAGAAGATAAAACTTTTTTGGGGTCTCCTAAGGATAAGGTAGGAAGGTTATTCAAGGAAACTGACTAGTCATAGTGccgaaataaattttaaaaaataataataataaataaataataataatacggacagattttttttttttttttttttttttttgcgattttgaTGGAATAAAAAGATGCAGAACAAATACAGAGAAATACTAAGAAATGTATAGATACTCTGAACGTGTTTGGGTTGATGTTGAAACTGGGGATGCCTTAGTGCCTTAACCAGTTACATTATGTAACTAATTCCTTCATTTGTTGGTTAGTGATAGCACTGATAGTCCCaccgttgttttgtttttattacgttTGTATGATATTTCATTAGTGTTAcctccattgttgttgttgtttttctccttactgaatttgttatatttttctatcatcaCAAGAAGTGtaactattatcttcattttgttattattattacattcgttattatcattatcattatcatttatgaagAAAAGTATGGTaatagtatctatctatcaccaTTACTGACCTCCCCATCCGCGCCCATAAAAATACACATCACACATAACTAAATCAAAAAGATAATCAAACAATACTTCTTCAGTCGATGGAAGCAAttagaattacaaaaaaaaatatgaaagtgagagctaaaaataacgataacaataacactaaaataaGCGGTTCTCTATCCATGTAGTCAATCGAATAAGCGAATCGCCCACTACACTAACTCTCCTTTGAAAATTCCACAAGTATGTTAACGCCCCGTCATGTTGTGAAAAATTCATGTCCTTGGATTCTGCTACTCCTTGAAGACATGACATCTGGTTGATGTGTGCGGCTAGACTGATTGACGTATTCATCTCTGAGTATATGTCCATTTATATGAATAGCACAATTTAAACAAACGACAGTATATCCGAGGAGTTCAGATTGTATGGCCCCTTGCGGTGTGTGGCGAACGCCCTTGCGTATTCTTAGACGTTACAGTTAAAGGCAAGACATGTAGCGCGATGATTTAAGCATCAAAGCCATGACGACCTCCTTTTGTGAGCGCTTCAGGCTGAATTCTTGTCGCTTGTTAACTTTCAGTTTTATATGGTTTGAATTCTCTTTAATGGtgaaatatgcataaacacatttctacagacagaaaaacatgcatatatttatatatatatatatatatatatatatatatatatatatatatatatagagagagagagagagagagagagagagagagagagagagagagagagagagagagagagagagagagagagagagagatacttatatgtgcatatatatatacatacatacatacacatatatatatatatatatatatatatatatatatatatatatatatatatatatattatatatatatcatatatatatcatatatatatatacatacatagatatatatatatatacatacatacatacatgtatagaaatatatatatattatatatatatatatatatatatatatatatatatatatatatatatatatatacacatatatatatatatatatatatatatatatatatatatatatatatatatatatatatatatacacacacatacataaacataatgcatgcatacatatatacgttaacataaatacacacgcatacacatacatacatacatacatacatatatatatatatatatatatatatatatatatatatatatatatatatatatatatgtgtgtgtgtgtgtgtgtgtgtgtgtgtgtgtgtgtgtgtgtgtgtgtgtgtgtgtgtgtgtgcgtgtgtttgtatgtatgtatgtatgtatgtatgtatatacatgcgtgtatgtgtatatacagcataaatgtgtatatgtgtgcttttgtattcataagaaaaaaatagaaaaaaagacatacatgtgtgtgtgtgtgcaacaaaccgtttttttttttttttttcatttaagccAAAGTAGAATAGAGAGAAACATTTTGGTCGCGAGCGTGTCGTGGGGACCGTGCAAAGTGCGTATCACAGCTGGTcccatattttctccttttcacaTTTATTGATCGTTTGGATCGCGCTGCAACATTGGATAATTGATGGCAGggcataaacgcacgcacacacatacatacacatgcatactcacacaccccgagatacacgtgtgtgtatgtgtgtatgggcataTGAGATAGCAAAAGATCAACATCAGTAACAGGCGATACTACTCTATATTAAGATCTTTTAttagaagagaaacaaataatcatatgaatataaaagtaaaatttTACAATATCTTTAATTGATGGCCTAGCGTCCATGGCCATACCCAAAGCTTCCGTGGCCAAAGCTCCCATGGCCATGTCCAAAACCATGCCCGAAGCCCCCATGGCCATGTCCAAAGCCTCCGTGTCCATGGTATCCACCCGTTGGTCCTGCGATGTTGAAGACCTGACTGGATGTGGCGAAGCCGTGGCCATACCCGTGTCCGCCGTGCCCATGGCCAAATCCCCTGTGTCCGAGTCCATAGCCTCCGTGCCCGTGGCCAAATCCTCCGTGCCCGTGGCCAAAGTCCGGGGTCGGGGCGGCGCAGGACATGCCCGCCGCGAGAAGGAGGGGCGCGAGGACAGAGACCGCGAGATTCTGCGAGGAAGGTTTCTGGTCATTCAAGGAAGGTCAGAGGCAATGGACGacaaaggaaatggagggagaatcatatatgcgtgtctgtgtgtgtgtgtacatatacatgcatatatatgtatatatgcatgtatatatatatatatatatatatatatatatatatatatatatatatatatatatatatatgtttatatacatatctatctatctatctgtctgtttatatatatatatatatatatatatatatatatatgtatatgtatatatatttatatatatatatacatacatatatactaacatacaatctaacatatatatgtatatatatatatatatatatatatatatatatatatatatatttacatatatatacatatataacatatatatatataacatatatatgtatatatatatatatatatatatatatatatatatatatataaaatatatatatataatatatatatatatatatatatatatatatatatatatatatatatatatatatataaaacatatatataaaatatatatatatatatatatatatatatatatatatatatatatatatatatggttatatacatatctatctatctatctatctatctatctatgtatatatatatatatatatataaatatatatatacatatatatatgtatatgtatatatatatatatatatatatatatatatatatgtatatatatatatatgcataagcgtgtgtgtgcatatatacatatatatgtatataattatatatatatatatatatatatatatatatatatatatatgtatgtatatatgtatatatatatatatacatatatacatatatacatatatatatatacatatatatatatatatatatatatatatatatatatatatatatatatatatatatatatatacgtgtgtgtgtgtgtgtgtgtgtgtgtgtgtgtgtgggtgtgggtgtgtgtgtataactatatataaatgtatacacacacacacatatacatacatacatatatatatatatatatatatatatatatatatatatatatatatatatatatatgtgtgtgtgtgtgtgtgtgtgtgtgtgtgtgtgtgtgtgtgtgtgtgtgtgtgtgtgtgtgtgtctgtgtgtgtgtgtttgtatgtgtgcttgtatgtgtgtgtgtgtgtgtgtgtgtgtgtgtgtgtgtgtgtgtgtgtgtgtgtatacaaacatgtatgtatttatacacacacacatttatgtacgtatatatatatatatatatatatatatatatatatatatatatatatatatatatatatacatgtatatatatatatatatatatatatatatatatatatatatatatatatatatatatatatatgtgtgtgtgtgtgtgtgtgtgtgtgtgtgtgtgtgtgtgtgtgtgtgtgtgtgtgtgtgtgtatgtatatatacatttatatatatatatatatatatatatatatatatatatatatgtatgtatgtatatatacatatgtatatatatatatatatatatgtatatatatatatatgtgtgtgcgtgtgtgtgtgtgtttgtgtgtgtgtgtgtgtgtgtgtgcgtgtgtgtgtgtgtgtgtgtgtgtgtgtgtgtgtgtgtgtgtgagtgtgtgcgtgtgtgtgagtgtgtgtgggtgtgtgtgtgtgtgcgtgtgtgtgtgtgtgtgtgtgtgtgtgtataaatgtgtatatacatatatacatacatatatgtatatatatatatatatatatatatatatatatatatatatatatatatttatatacttacatatatatatatatatatatatatatatatatatatatatatatgtctatatatatatatgtctatatatatatatgtctatatatatatgtctatatatatatgtctatatatatatatatatatatatatatatatatatatatatatatatatatatatatatatatatatatatatatatatatctatatatatatatatatatatatatatatatatatatatatatatatatatatgtttgtccttTTCATGGTGTCCCAAAACTCAAATAACCGTTCTTTGCAGGAACGCTTAATGCTCACCATGTTAATGCCGACTTGCACTGGTGCCAGGACGTAACTCGCTGCTTTATATAGCACCTGATCTGCATTCACGTCACGTGACAAGGCCTCAGGTACTGACACATGGAACGAggtgaaaaagaggggggaggcaagaggaTTGGTATGTTCACAGTTACGAAATATTTATTACGTTTTACAGAGGTAGTGTGTTAGATCTTACATAGTGAATGAGGAAATGATCGCATTACGGTTTTCTAATAGTTCTAAATACCAAGGAGGTAAATAaaaaacgtgatttttttttcaattttgagaAAGAAACATTAACCTTGAACTTGTTACGCTCACGTCTTCGATTATGTGTCACTCGTTCACAACCTCGGTCTGCGTCGGACTCAATCCAGGTAAAAGATACTTTGATCAAACCTTTCCTGGACTGAACGAAAAACAGTGTTGCTGGTGAGTTGACACCATTTGGCTCGGCCAATAACATTCTgccgtgtttttttatatatataaataacacccgacactgcatatttttttctctttctttcttttatactttttatatttgtttatatatatatatatatatatatatatatatatatatatatatatatatatatatatatatatgtatatatatatatgtatatatatatatatatatatatacatatatatatatacatatatatatatatatatatatatatatatatatatatatataaatatatatatacatatatatatatttatatatatatgtatatatatatttatatatatatatatatatatatatatatatatatatatatatttatatatatgcatatatatatatatatatatatatatatatatatatatatatatatatatatatatatatatatatatgaacacacacacacacacacacacacacgcacacacaaacacacacacacacatatatatatacatataaatatatatatatatatatatatatatatatatatatatatatatatatatatatatatatacacatatatatagacatacttatatattacgcatatgcatacatacatacatacatatatatatatatatatatatatatatatatatatatatatatatatatgtgtgtgtgtgtgtgtgtgtgtgtgtgtgtgtgtgtgtgtgtgggtgtgtgtgtgtgtgtgtgtgtgtgtgtgtgtgtgtgtgtatacatatgcatatatatatatatatatatatatatatatatatatatatatatatatatatatatatatatatatatgtatgtgtgtgtgtgtgtgtgtgtgtgtgtgtgtgtgtgtgtgtgtgtgtgtgtgtgtgtgtgtgtgtgtgtgtgtgtgtgtgtgtgtgtttatatatatatatatatatatatatatatatatatatataaatacatatatatatatatatatatatatatatatatatatacatatatatatatatgtatatatatatatatatatatttgtatatatatatgtatatatatatatatatatatatatatatatatatatatatatatatatatgtatatgtatatttatatataaatgtgtatatatatatatatatatatatatatatatatatatatatatatatatgataggtagattgatatatagatagatagacatagatagataatacatatatatatatacacatatacataaatatgtgtatgtttgtatatatacaaatatatatatatgagtgtgtctcaaacacgcacatacacacacacaaaacgggcatacacacacacacacacacaagtaaatatatgtacacatacatatacacatacatatacacacacacacacacacacacacgtacacacacacacacacacacacacacacacacacacacacacacacacacacacacacacacacacatatatatatatatatatatatatatatatatatatatatatatatatatatatatattatatatatatatatatatatatatatatatatatatatttatatgtctgtatctatatatatattgatacatacataaatatatatatatatatatatatatatatatatatatatatatatatatatatatatatatatgtatgtatgtatgtatacgtatatatatatatatatatatatatatatatatatatatatatatacacatatatatatataaattgtgtgtgtgtatgaatcaaacagagaaagaaagggaggtagatcCTGTGTGTGATCAGGCAATTCCAAAGCAAGATTCCGATGTCGCAAAGAACCCCCTCGTCAGACCGGCAAAGGACCTAAATATAGCGGACCCTCCGCTAAATGGTTACAACACTGAAGTCCTTTTGTTGTCCGTTGATgtcgatgacaatgatggtaataatgatgatgataatgatgatgagactgATGATatggaaaatggtgatgatgatagtgatgatgacaaagattataatgataaagatggtactgattatgataatagatattataagatcctataatgataatagggatgatgataatgacaagatgtATCATCATTTCACTCCCATCCGATTCCTCATTAGTTTATTCTCGTACATCACTCTATAAACCtacagtaaatgaaaaaaaagtacaaaagaaaATTCTTAATGTCTGACGAAATATCATACGACGGTAGatgtaatattttttaaaaatcgtaTTTTCTTCCACAGCATCTCCGGGATCTCGACGTAGATTCCAATTACAATGCTATTTACTACACACTCTCTTTAGCAATGATTGGGTGGCCCGCTACAGTGGTTACATTGGTTCAGCAGTTTTCGTTACGCTATCACGATATATTTAGAAGTTTGTGAACTCGTTACGTATCACATCATATTTAGAAGTTTTGTGGACAACGCCTTTCTTGAAACATCTGGGACCTGGACTTGTGTGGTTTCGCTAACTGTCGCTATCTTTATTAAGTGTTGCTCTGCGAAATTGACTTGGCAGGACATGGGAGCTGGTTGGAGTGGCTGCGGGAGGGAGTGCGTTGGCTGCCAAAGTGGTGATTGATGAAGCAAGGTGTGGAAGCGtgggacgattttttttttttttttttttttaatagtgatGTAAGTGCGGACACATGAACACGTATACAAGCACAAAcgcaaagaaatacacacacacatacacaaaaaacacaaacatacacatttgcatacatacacttacgtacacaaacgtacacactcaaacacataaagacacacacataccaaacacacacacacgcacacactattgCCCGACGTGACCTGAAcaggaaaatgagaaacaaaaggaaaagtggACTACTTTTGGCTGCTGCCACGTTTGATGACCAAAGCCTTGCCTGCTGTGGGTGCTCGAACCGCTTTATGTTCCCCGCGCAGTGCAGGCTTTGATATAATGTTTGCTTATATATCAgcatccttgtatatatatatatatatatatatatatatatatatatatatatatatatatatatacacacacatatatacacacacacacacacacacacactcacacacacacacacacacacacacacacacacacacacacacacacacacacacacacacacacacacacacacatacacacatacacacatacacacacacacacacacacacacacacacgcacacacacacacacacacaaacacacacacatatatatacatacacacacacacacacacacacacacacacacacatatatatatatatatatatatatatatatatatatatatatatatatgtttgtggctatctatataaatatatatatatcatatatatatatatatatatatatatatatatatatatatatatatatatatacatacatacatatatatatatatgtgtgtgtgtgggtgtgtgggtgtgcatatctGACAGTCTGAGTCCCGCCCAGCGTTCCCCTGGGCAAGGGACCAAATCGGTTGCCTGCATGCATTACTCTGCGGATAAGGGGCGGGAAAAGAATGCTTCAAATATGTTACTACATATAAGGCGACCATGAGAGCCCCTACTGcgccgcactgggccagcgtggccCTCCCCTTCACGATACACGTCGCAAGCAACTCCAAGGCCGTTCCTGCTGAGTCCGCGACTTGCAAAGCATTGGCACCGGAGGCTGAGGACGGAGCGACGTGgaaagtctggggaaggcctgTGTCCAGCAGCGGATTTAACG
This genomic stretch from Penaeus vannamei isolate JL-2024 chromosome 28, ASM4276789v1, whole genome shotgun sequence harbors:
- the LOC113806908 gene encoding pupal cuticle protein Edg-91 translates to MLLAEPNGVNSPATLFFVQSRKGLIKVSFTWIESDADRGCERVTHNRRLPEALSRDVNADQVLYKAASYVLAPVQVGINMNLAVSVLAPLLLAAGMSCAAPTPDFGHGHGGFGHGHGGYGLGHRGFGHGHGGHGYGHGFATSSQVFNIAGPTGGYHGHGGFGHGHGGFGHGFGHGHGSFGHGSFGYGHGR